The sequence below is a genomic window from Takifugu flavidus isolate HTHZ2018 chromosome 11, ASM371156v2, whole genome shotgun sequence.
acaacatctgaTCTTCGCTCCTTCAGACAGTACAACACCCATATTTGGATCGTATAAAACATGTCACAGGCAGGGACAAACTATGCAGGGAAGTAAGGTCAATGATAATAGCATTTTTAACAAGGAATTATTAGGTTATCATTTTATTAAGCTGCATTCACGTTAAGTCCCTGAACTTTTGACCCAAGTTAAAGCTTTCATCCGAACACGGACAAGCAACATATGCAAGTATAGCAGCTCGCCAACGGTTTATTACATATAACTGTGATAAACTAGTCTTGAGTTCAGGTCGACCTTTCGTAACAAACTATTTGAAGCCGAGTGCTCTAACACCTATAAGTGCCTGGAAACTCGCGTTAGTtcgctagctagctagcatggGTGCTAAAGTGCGTTTCTTCCAATGCAGGAGGAACGACGCGATAACCCACCATGACAGCTGCTTGAGTTGGAGCTCTTGGTGACACTAGAGAACGGAGCAGTACTAGAGTTTACAGTTCACGGTCGGAGAAACGAACAACGCTGCGGACAAATTTACGTGCTCTCAGGAAGGCTGCCATTTCTCTGAGTAGCGCTGAAGCACCACAGGGATGGTCAGGAAGTGGCTGTCAAAGTTGTAGAGAAACGCCCTCCTCCGCCCTGAACCatcttatttattcatttactaCAGAATAAGCCATTTATATTCATTCCACTTTGAGGACCGTCAGTGCTTCGTGCTGTAGTTCAGCATGAAGCTACCCGATGTTGCACGTTTTGTAGCATTTTGTAGGAACCAGACACTCCTGCAGTATGGGTGGATTTGGCTTTTCCCCCTGAGGTTAAACATTGAAATATTAATTTTCTGACCGTTACGAGATTAGCTTTTTTAAACCTAGGAGCAAACCGAGAATTAACTGCAATATAATATCACCCTCTAGGGGCAGCAGCGTACCGCTAAACGTCATcgtcaagaagaagaagaaggaaagaagaagaagttgcGCTCGCATCGGAAGGAGGGCTGTGATTTGTTTAAGTAAtgggttttatttaaatatcgCGAGACTTCGATGAGCGACGTGCTCAGTATCAGCAGGGCCTGGCTCAAATAGGGGTTTGTTATGAACTATCTGCTCGGACTATAGGCGCTAGTCTGATTCCAGCCATCTGCCCGTCGATCAGCATCCATTCGGCGATGTGTTGTTGTCTTTTGAGGAGGGTGAGTGCTGACTGCTGCTTCCCCTCCTTTCGCTTCTCCTTTCAGATTTTATCAGCTGCTGTGGCATTAAGATCACTGTGATTAACTAATCAATAATTATGCCACGCTTATATGCTGCTGACtaatatttaaaatacaaaaactccCCCGCAGATTTCCATCATcacacctccccccaccaccaccacctcctgcagaATCTACATTTGTGATATCTTTGTGTGTTAATGTTATGATGGCATAGTATTGGAAGAGTGCATAAATACCGTAATGCTGTAATAGTCCTCTATAATGGCAGTAAATAAATTACATAGTGTTTTACATGTTCAGCACCGTGCAGACCTTGTGTAGCATCTGGTCGCATATAGATTTTATATGATTTCAATGCAAAAATCGCGACCAGCCTgccaaagtgtgtttgtacAGGTCAATGAACCAGACTCCCTACATTTGCATCTTAAtggaaaaaatgtatttaatgtaatAGGTTTGGTTTCACAATAAATTATTAATGTCTCTCTTTAACAGCCATAACATTTCTGTGTATTTGTCAGCATGGCCTAATTATGGGACATGTCCTACTATACTCCACTGGAAGGAGGCATGTCTGTGCTACTTCAACCACCAAAATGTTTGGCAGAAAGAATTTTATAGCCTTGGGAACCTCCCAAGAACCAGGTTGCTTTTTCCAGATGTGAAAGAGGCCATATCAGAGCGTTGTGATCAGGAAGGTTTTTTTAAGGGCGTGGGAACAGGAGCTTTTACCGATGACAATTGGCAAAAAGGTTTTAGGTAAAGAAGCGCTAGACCTGgatttgatgttatttttaGAAGTTATCAGTAAATGCTTCCGGGATGGAACGGTTGAAATGAtggcaaacaaaaaaacacatttactgaAAAGATGCATCAATCAGGAAAAGTTAGTCTCTTAAAATAGTCAGTGGCTCTAAACTGGGGAATTCTAAGGCAAAAATCTGACTCTTGTGTCCAAATTCTGCAATTAAATTCAAACTCCTGTCATTACAGACAGTAATGACTGTTTCTGGACAATCAtggtgcacacacgtgcactttcCTAATGTTAGACCAAATGTTTTCTGCCCCAGAATGATGCTATGGACACAAAAGCATAATGAACAGATACACAACCATCAGGCAGCTCGGGGATGGCACCTATGGCTCAGTGCTCCTCGGCCGCAGCCTGGAGTCTGGAGAGCTCGTTGCTATAAAAAGGTAAGTATCCAAGAATTTATGACGAGCTGGATAATACCGCGGAATTTCTTTGTTAAAGCAGTAATTGTGATTAAAATGATGTCATACTAGTAATTATGTTTGGTGAAAAATAGTAGTTTGATGCTAGTTaccaaaatgtggaaaaattcaaaaatccTGATGTTTTTTTACAGAATGAAAAGAAAGTTTTACTCTTGGGAAGAGTGCATGAACCTTCGAGAGGTCAAGGTCAGTTTACCTGAATGTTCTGTTTATCTCACACAGTTAAAACCTTTTTACTACGGCATAATTTTTACTGCACGTGTGTAGCACAGCTTTATCTGTTGGGAGCACAGATGCTTTTTTGATCAGTCTGTGTCTCCTATTCATTCTCTTCATTTAAGAATTTTTAGTACGGTAATGTTATAATGCGCAGACTTcacatttttgctttcttttttctttgcatatTGTTTTTCTTCGCACATCCATTCAGTATGTTGTCTAAAATGCCTCACAGCTCAAAGTCACACAACAGCTGTAAAAGTAGAAGGTGATTTTAACGTGTTGCCTATTTTCCGTGCTGTTCCCGTCCCTGGTCTACACTCTTTCCTGGAACTTGACTCAAGTAGAGAAAGCTTTATGAATCCGCTACGATTCTGGCATGTCACACTACAGATTACAGCTGTACACTTACCAAAATTAGCATGGTTAAACCTTTTATTGACCCTGTGCATGGCATTAGTGCACATTTATCCACCCTGTTTTTCAGTGTTTGGCATTGATTTCCTCTCCTAAGCTGTAAGGAATCAGCCTCCATTTTGCAGCCTTTTCTGTGAAACTACCATGTGCTCCTGCACCACCCATgcagaaaatgtgttgttttttagcTGAAGGCCGTATGTTTAATGCTCCTCCATTGACCTGTATGTTACCACGCATGGTTAAATCTCTATTTCACTGTTGTTACATGATTTCTTTCATCCTGACGTGAATTTGCGTCTCCACTTTTTCAGTCCTTAAAGAAGCTCAATCACGCCAATGTGATCAAACTCAAGGAGGTAATTCGAGAAAATGACCACTTGTACTTTATATTTGAGTACATGAAGGAAAACCTGTACCAGCTAATGAAAGACAGGTGAGTAAGTCTGGAGGTTTCAGTTTGGTGTGTTTTATTGCAGTTTTTTTAAacgttttcctcttttttcccacaGGACTCGGTTATTTACTGAATCTGCTCTAAGAAACATCATGTTTCAGATTCTACAGGGATTAGCATTCATTCATAAACAAGGTGCACTTATTTCTAACTTCTACATTTAAGGACAGGTTTGAAAAATTGGTGGTCATAGGAAATGTCCTTTTATTAGGGTTCTTTCACCGGGACATGAAACCTGAGAATCTTCTGTGCATGGGACCAGAGCTGGTGAAGATTGCCGACTTCGGACTCGCTCGAGAAATCAGATCTCGGCCACCCTACACCGATTACGTCTCAACTAGATGGTAAGGAAATGCGCTGTTATGATTGTCTTAGACTATAGCACAAGTGATTGGTTGCTCCATCTTGTTTTGGACCAGGTACCGAGCCCCGGAGGTGCTCCTCAGATCCACGTCCTACAGTTCTCCCATAGACCAGTGGGCAGTTGGCTGCATCATGGCTGAGCTTTACACCCTCAGACCACTTTTCCCAGGCTCAAGCGAAGTGGACACCATTTTTAAGATTTGCCAAGTATTGGGCACGCCAAAAAAAGTAATCACACACAACATATTGGGTTCATAGAGACGTTTACATTATCATCTCCATAAATATTATGTGTGTAATAAACTTGTCCTTGCCTACCAGAACGACTGGTCTGAAGGATACCAGCTAGCAAGTGCAATGAATTTCCGCTGGCCTCAGTGTGTCCCCAATAATCTGAAGACGTTGATCCCAAACGCCAGCCCTGAGGCCGTCCATTTGATGACAGACCTGCTGCAGTGGGATCCCAGGAAGAGACCTGCTTCTGCACAGGTAGGCTGTCATTTAATGCAATGGAGACgcagaaaaataaagcaaaattgTAGGGGATTCTATGTGAATGCTGATGTGTGTCCATGTCGTTCAGGCTCTCAGGTACTCCTACTTTCATGTGGGACAGGCCTTGGGAACGCCACAGCAGATCCTGGAGCAGGGAAGACCTCAGCCAGCCATTTTGCCTCCACGAGTACCTTTACAGACACAGCAGACGCTACAACAGCAACCCTTGCTGCTTCAGCCAGTGCCACCCTCCCAGCCCCCACCGCCTAACCAGCACTGCCCCCACTCCAGACCTCTCCAGCAGATCCAgccctcctccacagctgcccAGGCAGCAGTGTACCAGCGGCACGGCGATGTGGTCCGAGAACAGCAACCAAAGCACACCCTGAAGCAGGAACAGAGCAGCATGGGAACCCCACAGAACCTTCTTCCCTACATCATTGACAAGGGTCTCCAGAGCAAGGTGAGTAGTGTAGCTCGCGTCCAATTCAGAGTGTGACCTCATTGATCAAAAATATTTATAGTTATTTCATGGCCACCACTTTACACTCACAGGTATTATGCAATCTACATAGAAACTCACATTTATCTGTCATAAGTAGATGTGTTCTCATGTATGGTATGTTCTTCTTTCAGCAAAcaagacaggaaccagaaaacgCAAATGTCCTGAACTATCAGTTGAAATCAAGAGGTGGGCGGCGGAGATGGGGCCATGTCACGGGGTCCTGCAAGGGTGAAGATATGGATGATTATGAAGAAACGGATCTGACAACAATTAGTGTTCTTGGGAAAAGTAAATCCtctgcagacaagggtgcaAACGGGCGGGGCAGGTGAGTTTAGGAACTGTATTTGTGAGTATTTGAACACATGTTTTATTTCAAAGCCTGGATCGGAGGAGATgactttgtgtctgtctttcttTTAGATATGGGACTGTTTTGGATTTCAGCCGACCGAAGGTCAAAGAAGATGCACCCCTGAACCTGAACAAGGCCGCAGCCTACGAAGAGCCGTCGAGAACCGCATCTGCTAAACAGCATTACTTAAAGCAGTCGAGATATTTACCTGGTAATGTGCTCAATGAAATGTACCCCGGGTTTGGAACATTTGGGTCCAAATGACTAATTGGGTCCAAATGAAAATTAAGTCGTTTAAGTGTTGTTTATTATGTACTATTTACATGCTGTTTTGCCTCTTTTAAGGCATCAGCACAAAGAAGAACACGGCCACAAATGCCAGTAAAGACTACAGCGGAAGCCATCTTTGGGGCAATAGTGGTATTCCATTTGGCGGGACTTTGCCAAGCAGAGGTGCTCATGGTAACTCTGAGGTGGGCTCACGGGGACTGAACTGCTGTGTTTTCACCTTCTTACCGCTGTTTTCAACGCCAGGTACAAATACGATCCCA
It includes:
- the LOC130533674 gene encoding serine/threonine-protein kinase ICK-like isoform X1, yielding MNRYTTIRQLGDGTYGSVLLGRSLESGELVAIKRMKRKFYSWEECMNLREVKSLKKLNHANVIKLKEVIRENDHLYFIFEYMKENLYQLMKDRTRLFTESALRNIMFQILQGLAFIHKQGFFHRDMKPENLLCMGPELVKIADFGLAREIRSRPPYTDYVSTRWYRAPEVLLRSTSYSSPIDQWAVGCIMAELYTLRPLFPGSSEVDTIFKICQVLGTPKKNDWSEGYQLASAMNFRWPQCVPNNLKTLIPNASPEAVHLMTDLLQWDPRKRPASAQALRYSYFHVGQALGTPQQILEQGRPQPAILPPRVPLQTQQTLQQQPLLLQPVPPSQPPPPNQHCPHSRPLQQIQPSSTAAQAAVYQRHGDVVREQQPKHTLKQEQSSMGTPQNLLPYIIDKGLQSKQTRQEPENANVLNYQLKSRGGRRRWGHVTGSCKGEDMDDYEETDLTTISVLGKSKSSADKGANGRGRYGTVLDFSRPKVKEDAPLNLNKAAAYEEPSRTASAKQHYLKQSRYLPGISTKKNTATNASKDYSGSHLWGNSGIPFGGTLPSRGAHGNSEVGSRGLNCCVFTFLPLFSTPGTNTIPGGYMTSFYKKDGSSSYRRHQGPSMESIASNYATWQSGRSQTSSLANKSSSGLLPRPPVQTIHGRTDWSAKYGHR
- the LOC130533674 gene encoding serine/threonine-protein kinase ICK-like isoform X3, encoding MNRYTTIRQLGDGTYGSVLLGRSLESGELVAIKRMKRKFYSWEECMNLREVKSLKKLNHANVIKLKEVIRENDHLYFIFEYMKENLYQLMKDRTRLFTESALRNIMFQILQGLAFIHKQGFFHRDMKPENLLCMGPELVKIADFGLAREIRSRPPYTDYVSTRWYRAPEVLLRSTSYSSPIDQWAVGCIMAELYTLRPLFPGSSEVDTIFKICQVLGTPKKNDWSEGYQLASAMNFRWPQCVPNNLKTLIPNASPEAVHLMTDLLQWDPRKRPASAQALRYSYFHVGQALGTPQQILEQGRPQPAILPPRVPLQTQQTLQQQPLLLQPVPPSQPPPPNQHCPHSRPLQQIQPSSTAAQAAVYQRHGDVVREQQPKHTLKQEQSSMGTPQNLLPYIIDKGLQSKQTRQEPENANVLNYQLKSRGGRRRWGHVTGSCKGEDMDDYEETDLTTISVLGKSKSSADKGANGRGRYGTVLDFSRPKVKEDAPLNLNKAAAYEEPSRTASAKQHYLKQSRYLPGISTKKNTATNASKDYSGSHLWGNSGIPFGGTLPSRGTNTIPGGYMTSFYKKDGSSSYRRHQGPSMESIASNYATWQSGRSQTSSLANKSSSGLLPRPPVQTIHGRTDWSAKYGHR
- the LOC130533674 gene encoding serine/threonine-protein kinase ICK-like isoform X2, yielding MNRYTTIRQLGDGTYGSVLLGRSLESGELVAIKRMKRKFYSWEECMNLREVKSLKKLNHANVIKLKEVIRENDHLYFIFEYMKENLYQLMKDRTRLFTESALRNIMFQILQGLAFIHKQGFFHRDMKPENLLCMGPELVKIADFGLAREIRSRPPYTDYVSTRWYRAPEVLLRSTSYSSPIDQWAVGCIMAELYTLRPLFPGSSEVDTIFKICQVLGTPKKNDWSEGYQLASAMNFRWPQCVPNNLKTLIPNASPEAVHLMTDLLQWDPRKRPASAQALRYSYFHVGQALGTPQQILEQGRPQPAILPPRVPLQTQQTLQQQPLLLQPVPPSQPPPPNQHCPHSRPLQQIQPSSTAAQAAVYQRHGDVVREQQPKHTLKQEQSSMGTPQNLLPYIIDKGLQSKQTRQEPENANVLNYQLKSRGGRRRWGHVTGSCKGEDMDDYEETDLTTISVLGKSKSSADKGANGRGRYGTVLDFSRPKVKEDAPLNLNKAAAYEEPSRTASAKQHYLKQSRYLPGISTKKNTATNASKDYSGSHLWGNSGIPFGGTLPSRGAHGTNTIPGGYMTSFYKKDGSSSYRRHQGPSMESIASNYATWQSGRSQTSSLANKSSSGLLPRPPVQTIHGRTDWSAKYGHR